In Pseudomonas fluorescens, one genomic interval encodes:
- a CDS encoding enoyl-CoA hydratase — protein MTYETILLENHGRVGLITLNRPQALNALNAQLVSEVNHALDGLEADANIGCIVITGSKKAFAAGADIKEMAELTYPQIYMDDLFSDSDRVANRRKPIIAAVNGFALGGGCELALMCDFILAGDNAKFGQPEINLGVLPGMGGTQRLTRAVGKAKAMEMCLSGRMIDAVEAERCGIVARIVPSDELLDEALKVAAVIASKSLPIAMMIKESVNRAFEVNLTEGVRFERRVFHAAFATQDQKEGMAAFVAKRAPEFQGK, from the coding sequence ATGACTTACGAAACGATTCTGCTGGAAAACCACGGCCGCGTCGGCCTGATCACCCTCAACCGCCCACAGGCGCTGAACGCCCTGAACGCGCAACTGGTCAGCGAAGTGAACCATGCCCTCGATGGTCTGGAAGCGGATGCGAACATCGGTTGCATCGTCATCACCGGTTCGAAGAAAGCCTTCGCCGCCGGCGCCGACATCAAGGAAATGGCCGAACTGACCTATCCGCAGATCTACATGGATGATCTGTTCAGCGACAGCGACCGTGTGGCCAACCGCCGTAAGCCGATCATTGCTGCGGTCAACGGCTTTGCCCTCGGTGGCGGCTGCGAACTGGCGCTGATGTGCGACTTCATCCTGGCCGGTGACAACGCCAAATTCGGTCAGCCGGAAATCAACCTCGGCGTGCTCCCGGGCATGGGCGGCACCCAGCGCCTGACCCGCGCGGTGGGTAAGGCCAAGGCCATGGAAATGTGCCTCAGCGGGCGGATGATCGATGCGGTGGAAGCCGAACGCTGCGGCATCGTTGCGCGGATCGTGCCGAGTGATGAACTGCTCGACGAGGCGTTGAAAGTCGCTGCGGTGATCGCCAGCAAGTCGTTGCCGATTGCGATGATGATCAAGGAAAGCGTCAACCGCGCCTTTGAGGTCAACCTGACTGAAGGTGTGCGCTTCGAGCGCCGGGTGTTCCATGCGGCGTTTGCCACCCAGGATCAGAAGGAAGGCATGGCGGCGTTTGTGGCCAAGCGTGCGCCGGAGTTTCAGGGTAAATAA
- a CDS encoding acyl-CoA dehydrogenase family protein: MHDLELTEEQVMIRDMARDFARGEIAPHAQAWEKAGWIDDALVAKMGELGLLGMVVPEEWGGTYVDYVAYALAVEEISAGDGATGAFMSIHNSVGCGPVLNYGSEAQKQTWLADLASGQTIGCFCLTEPQAGSEAHNLRTRAELRDGQWVINGAKQFVSNGKRAKLAIVFAVTDPDLGKKGISAFLVPTDTAGFIVDRTEHKMGIRASDTCAVTLNNCSIPEANLLGERGKGLAIALSNLEGGRIGIAAQALGIARAAFEAALVYSRDRIQFGKPINEHQSIANLLADMHMQINAARLMILHAARLRTAGKPCLSEASQAKLFASEMAEKVCSSAIQIHGGYGYLEDYPVEKYYRDARITQIYEGSSEIQRMVIARELKNYQL; this comes from the coding sequence ATGCACGATCTCGAACTGACTGAAGAACAAGTGATGATCCGCGACATGGCCCGGGACTTCGCCCGTGGCGAAATCGCGCCGCATGCGCAAGCCTGGGAAAAGGCCGGCTGGATCGACGACGCGCTGGTTGCGAAGATGGGCGAACTCGGTTTGCTCGGCATGGTGGTGCCCGAGGAATGGGGCGGCACTTACGTCGATTACGTGGCCTATGCGCTGGCGGTGGAAGAAATCTCTGCCGGCGATGGCGCGACCGGCGCGTTCATGAGCATTCACAACTCGGTGGGCTGCGGCCCGGTGCTCAACTACGGCAGCGAAGCGCAGAAACAGACCTGGCTGGCGGATCTCGCCAGTGGCCAGACGATTGGCTGCTTCTGCCTCACCGAACCGCAGGCCGGCTCCGAAGCGCACAACCTGCGCACCCGCGCCGAACTGCGCGACGGCCAGTGGGTGATCAACGGCGCCAAGCAATTCGTCAGCAATGGCAAACGGGCGAAACTGGCAATCGTGTTTGCGGTGACCGATCCGGATCTGGGCAAGAAAGGCATTTCTGCGTTCCTGGTGCCCACCGATACTGCGGGTTTCATCGTCGATCGCACCGAACACAAGATGGGCATCCGCGCCTCCGACACCTGCGCGGTGACCCTGAACAACTGCAGCATTCCCGAGGCCAATCTGCTCGGCGAGCGCGGCAAGGGTCTGGCGATTGCCTTGTCCAACCTCGAAGGCGGCCGCATCGGCATCGCCGCGCAGGCTTTGGGTATCGCCCGGGCGGCGTTTGAAGCGGCGCTGGTTTACTCCCGCGATCGCATCCAGTTCGGCAAGCCGATCAACGAACACCAGAGCATCGCCAACCTGCTGGCCGACATGCACATGCAAATCAACGCGGCGCGCTTGATGATCCTGCACGCGGCGCGCCTGCGCACGGCGGGCAAACCGTGCCTGTCGGAGGCGTCGCAGGCCAAACTGTTCGCCTCGGAAATGGCCGAGAAGGTCTGCTCCTCGGCGATTCAGATTCATGGCGGGTATGGGTATCTGGAGGACTATCCGGTCGAGAAGTACTACCGCGATGCGCGGATTACCCAGATCTACGAGGGGTCGAGCGAGATTCAGCGGATGGTAATTGCGCGGGAGCTGAAGAACTACCAGTTGTAA
- a CDS encoding acetyl-CoA C-acyltransferase encodes MTIANDPIVIVSAVRTPMGGFQGELKSLTAPQLGAAAIKAAVERAGVASDAVDEVLFGCVLPAGLGQAPARQAALGAGLDKSTRCTTVNKMCGSGMETTILAHDMLLAGSADVVIAGGMESMSNSPYLLDRARAGYRMGHGRVLDSMFLDGLEDAYDKGRLMGTFAEDCAETNDFSREAQDAFAIASTTRAQQAIKDGSFKAEIVPLTVTVGKEQVLISNDEQPPKAKLDKVASLKPAFREGGTVTAANSSSISDGAAALVLMRQSQAQKLGLKPLAVIHGHAAFADTPGLFPVAPIGAIKKLVKKTGWGLNEVDLFEINEAFAVVAMAAMTHLEIPHDKLNVHGGACALGHPIGASGARILVTLLSALRQKNLKRGIAAICIGGGEATAMAVECIY; translated from the coding sequence ATGACTATTGCCAACGATCCGATTGTTATCGTCAGCGCCGTCCGCACCCCGATGGGCGGCTTTCAGGGCGAACTGAAAAGCCTCACCGCGCCGCAACTCGGTGCTGCCGCGATCAAGGCAGCGGTTGAGCGCGCCGGGGTTGCCAGCGACGCGGTTGATGAAGTGTTGTTCGGTTGCGTATTGCCGGCCGGCCTCGGTCAGGCGCCGGCGCGGCAGGCGGCACTGGGTGCCGGGCTGGATAAATCGACGCGCTGCACCACCGTCAACAAAATGTGCGGCTCGGGCATGGAAACCACCATTCTCGCCCACGACATGCTGCTGGCCGGCAGCGCCGATGTGGTGATCGCCGGTGGCATGGAAAGCATGTCCAATTCGCCATACTTGCTCGACCGTGCTCGCGCCGGTTACCGCATGGGCCATGGCCGGGTGCTCGACTCGATGTTCCTCGACGGCCTCGAAGACGCCTACGACAAGGGCCGTCTGATGGGCACCTTCGCCGAAGACTGCGCCGAAACCAACGACTTCAGCCGCGAAGCCCAGGATGCCTTTGCTATCGCTTCGACCACCCGCGCCCAGCAGGCGATCAAGGACGGCAGCTTCAAGGCCGAGATCGTTCCGCTGACCGTGACGGTGGGCAAGGAACAAGTGCTGATCAGCAACGACGAGCAGCCGCCGAAAGCCAAACTGGACAAGGTCGCCTCGCTGAAACCGGCGTTCCGCGAAGGCGGCACGGTAACGGCGGCCAACTCCAGCTCGATCTCCGACGGCGCGGCGGCACTGGTGCTGATGCGCCAGTCGCAAGCGCAGAAACTCGGGCTTAAACCGCTGGCGGTGATTCATGGTCACGCGGCGTTTGCCGACACGCCGGGCCTGTTCCCGGTGGCACCGATTGGCGCGATCAAGAAGCTGGTGAAGAAGACCGGTTGGGGGTTGAACGAGGTCGATCTGTTCGAGATCAACGAAGCGTTCGCCGTGGTGGCGATGGCCGCGATGACCCATCTGGAAATCCCCCACGACAAGCTCAACGTGCACGGCGGTGCCTGCGCGCTGGGCCATCCGATCGGTGCCTCGGGTGCGCGGATTCTGGTGACCTTGCTCTCGGCCCTGCGCCAGAAAAACCTGAAACGCGGGATCGCGGCGATCTGCATCGGCGGCGGTGAAGCCACGGCAATGGCCGTGGAATGCATCTACTGA
- a CDS encoding acyl-CoA dehydrogenase, whose product MIPNEDQTQIRDMARQFAEERLKPFAAEWDREHRFPKAAIGEMAELGFFGMLVPEQWGGCDTGYLAYAMALEEIAAGDGACSTIMSVHNSVGCVPILKFGNDDQRERFLKPLASGAMLGAFALTEPQAGSDASSLKTRARLEGDHYVLNGCKQFITSGQNAGIVIVFAVTDPSAGKRGITAFIVPTDSPGYKVARVEDKLGQHASDTCQILFEDVKVPVANRLGEEGEGYKIALANLEGGRVGIASQAVGMARAAFEAARDYARERDTFGKPIIEHQAVAFRLADMATQIAVARQMVHYAAALRDSGQPALVEASMAKLFASEMAEKVCSMALQTLGGYGYLNDFPLERIYRDVRVCQIYEGTSDIQRMVISRNL is encoded by the coding sequence ATGATTCCCAACGAAGACCAAACCCAGATCCGCGACATGGCCCGGCAGTTCGCCGAGGAACGGCTGAAACCGTTCGCCGCCGAGTGGGATCGCGAGCATCGTTTCCCCAAGGCAGCCATTGGCGAGATGGCCGAATTGGGCTTCTTCGGCATGCTTGTGCCGGAGCAGTGGGGCGGCTGTGACACCGGCTACCTGGCGTACGCCATGGCCCTGGAAGAAATCGCCGCCGGCGACGGCGCCTGCTCGACCATCATGAGCGTGCACAACTCGGTGGGCTGTGTGCCGATCCTCAAGTTCGGCAACGACGATCAGCGCGAACGCTTCCTCAAACCGCTGGCCAGCGGCGCGATGCTCGGCGCATTCGCCCTGACCGAACCGCAGGCCGGTTCCGACGCCAGCAGCCTGAAAACCCGCGCACGGTTGGAAGGCGATCACTACGTGCTCAACGGCTGCAAACAGTTCATCACCTCCGGGCAGAACGCCGGGATCGTGATCGTGTTTGCGGTGACCGATCCGAGTGCCGGCAAACGCGGGATCACGGCGTTCATCGTGCCCACCGATTCGCCCGGCTACAAAGTCGCCCGGGTCGAAGACAAGCTCGGCCAGCACGCGTCGGACACCTGCCAGATTCTGTTTGAAGACGTGAAGGTGCCGGTCGCCAACCGCTTGGGTGAGGAGGGCGAAGGCTACAAAATCGCCCTGGCCAACCTCGAAGGCGGGCGGGTCGGCATCGCCTCGCAAGCGGTGGGCATGGCCCGCGCTGCGTTCGAAGCGGCCCGCGACTATGCACGTGAGCGCGATACTTTCGGCAAACCGATCATCGAGCACCAGGCGGTGGCCTTCCGTCTCGCCGACATGGCCACGCAGATCGCCGTCGCCCGGCAAATGGTGCATTACGCCGCGGCCCTGCGCGATAGCGGTCAGCCGGCGCTGGTCGAGGCTTCGATGGCGAAACTGTTCGCCTCGGAAATGGCCGAGAAGGTTTGCTCAATGGCGTTGCAGACGCTGGGCGGTTACGGTTATCTCAACGACTTCCCGCTGGAACGCATCTACCGCGACGTGCGCGTGTGCCAGATCTACGAAGGCACCAGCGACATTCAGCGCATGGTTATTTCGCGCAATCTCTGA